A window of the Scylla paramamosain isolate STU-SP2022 unplaced genomic scaffold, ASM3559412v1 Contig71, whole genome shotgun sequence genome harbors these coding sequences:
- the LOC135098624 gene encoding putative nuclease HARBI1 yields MDAYTALALGIALKSTQKRKRRKWAQQWYLCRERFDHVPLLNELRISEPDVFKNFLRMDGESFDKLLDLVRPYITKENTVMRSAISPFERLSITLRFLATGNTFEDLKFLSAISPQAIGGIVIDTCNAINTCLQSYIKMPQTAEEWKELSNDFNKHWNIPHCIGALDGKHVSIKKPIGSGSFYYNYKKHCSIVLLAVVNAKYEFIMVDAGMNGRVSDGGVMSHTKFGSLMEHGELQLPGAEPLHEGDSIDVPYFFVADDAFAMNENLLKPYSVMGNDVLDQERRVFNYRLSRGRRIVENVFGILVSRFGVFQRPMLLSPEKATTVTLTCCYLHNFLRKQSSGYMAPGSVDWEDNVTHELHSGEWRSKQRELAALRPIFSRNSSEKAKFTRDTMKHYFSTLGSVPWQLKMVS; encoded by the exons ATGGATGCATATACAGCGTTGGCTCTTGGCATAGCATTGAAGAGCACACAGAAACGAAAGAGACGAAAGTGGGCCCAGCAATGGTATCTGTGTCGTGAACGATTTGACCATGTTCCTTTATTAAATGAATTAAGAATTAGTGAACCTGATGTTTTCAAGAACTTTCTTCGCATGGATGGAGAATCATTTGACAAACTATTAGATCTTGTGAGACCATACATAACCAAAGAAAACACAGTTATGCGTAGTGCGATATCACCATTTGAAAGACTCTCAATAACTCTCCGCTTCTTGGCTACTGGTAACACATTCGAAGACCTGAAATTCCTGAGTGCCATTTCTCCTCAAGCCATTGGTGGTATCGTTATAGATACTTGCAACGCCATTAACACATGCTTGCAGTCGTACATAAAG atGCCGCAAACTGctgaagaatggaaagaattgAGCAACGATTTCAATAAACATTGGAATATACCACATTGTATAGGGGCATTAGACGGCAAACACGTCTCAATTAAAAAACCAATTGGCTCTGGATCATTTTACTATAACTATAAGAAACATTGCAGTATCGTACTGCTAGCAGTTGTCAATGCCAAATACGAATTTATAATGGTCGATGCAGGAATGAACGGACGTGTTTCAGATGGAGGTGTAATGAGCCATACCAAATTTGGTTCTTTGATGGAACATGGCGAACTACAGCTACCAGGAGCCGAACCGTTGCATGAAGGAGACTCTATTGATGTGCCTTACTTTTTCGTGGCCGACGATGCTTTTGCAATGAATGAAAATCTTCTTAAACCCTACAGTGTAATGGGAAACGACGTTTTGGACCAGGAAAGAAGGGTTTTCAATTATCGTTTAAGCAGGGGACGACGCATAGTTGAAAATGTGTTCGGAATACTTGTTTCAAGATTCGGTGTATTCCAGAGGCCAATGTTGCTTTCACCAGAAAAAGCAACGACTGTCACATTAACATGTTGCTATCTACATAACTTTTTAAGGAAACAATCAAGCGGATACATGGCTCCGGGAAGCGTGGATTGGGAGGACAATGTCACACATGAGCTGCATAGTGGGGAATGGCGTTCTAAACAGAGAGAACTAGCAGCCCTACGTCCCATATTCAGCAGGAATTCGTcagaaaaagcaaagtttacTCGAGATACTATGAAGCACTATTTTTCCACCCTCGGATCGGTTCCTTGGCAGTTAAAAATGGTTTCATAG